In Thauera sp. JM12B12, one DNA window encodes the following:
- a CDS encoding lipoprotein-releasing ABC transporter permease subunit, with protein MPYEVLVGLRYTRSRKRAQGRNRFISFISFVSMFGIALGVAALIVVLSVMNGFQEELRTRILGVASHVQVQSPEGGLLSWQQVAEEAMTHPSVRAAAPYVQEQGMLSFDEGVRGTIVRGVIPEAEDKVADFGSYMKAGDFGALQAGRFGIVLGRDLAHALRVQLGDKLTLIAPQGLVTPAAVLPRVKQFEVVGIFEAGMYEYDSGLALVHIADAQALYRLGDAVSGVRLKLDDLFAAPRVARELAMTISEPGLVVADWTRSHANFFRAVALEKTMMTLILFLIVAVAAFNIVSTLVMAVQEKYADIAILRTLGASPASIMGIFVLQGSIIGLVGLAAGVIGGLAIANNLDVVIPALETLTGATLWNKEIYYINELPSKVLSSDVTTIVTVSFVLTLLAALYPSWRASRVNPAEALRYE; from the coding sequence ATGCCATACGAAGTTCTCGTCGGTCTGCGCTATACGCGCTCGCGCAAGCGGGCGCAGGGCCGCAACCGCTTCATATCGTTCATCTCCTTCGTGTCGATGTTCGGCATCGCGCTGGGCGTGGCCGCGCTCATCGTCGTGCTGTCGGTCATGAACGGGTTCCAGGAGGAGCTGCGCACCCGCATCCTCGGCGTCGCCTCCCATGTCCAGGTGCAGAGCCCGGAGGGCGGGCTCCTCAGCTGGCAGCAGGTGGCCGAGGAGGCCATGACCCATCCGTCGGTGCGCGCCGCCGCACCCTATGTGCAGGAGCAGGGGATGCTGTCCTTCGACGAGGGTGTGCGCGGCACGATCGTGCGCGGGGTGATCCCCGAGGCCGAGGACAAGGTGGCCGATTTCGGCAGCTACATGAAGGCCGGCGACTTCGGCGCGCTGCAGGCCGGGCGTTTCGGCATCGTCCTTGGGCGCGACCTTGCCCATGCCTTGCGGGTGCAGCTTGGTGACAAGCTCACCTTGATCGCGCCCCAGGGATTGGTGACGCCGGCGGCGGTGCTGCCGCGGGTCAAGCAATTCGAGGTCGTCGGCATCTTCGAGGCCGGCATGTACGAGTACGACTCCGGGCTGGCGCTGGTGCACATTGCCGACGCTCAGGCGCTCTACCGGCTGGGCGACGCAGTGAGCGGGGTGCGGCTCAAGCTCGACGACCTGTTCGCCGCCCCCCGGGTGGCGCGCGAGCTGGCGATGACGATCAGCGAACCCGGCCTGGTGGTGGCCGACTGGACGCGCAGCCACGCCAACTTCTTCCGCGCGGTGGCGCTCGAGAAGACGATGATGACCCTGATCCTGTTCCTGATCGTGGCGGTGGCGGCCTTCAACATCGTGTCCACGCTGGTCATGGCGGTGCAGGAGAAATATGCCGACATCGCCATCCTGCGCACGCTCGGCGCCAGTCCTGCGTCGATCATGGGCATCTTCGTGCTGCAGGGCTCGATCATCGGCCTCGTCGGGCTGGCCGCGGGGGTGATCGGCGGGCTGGCGATCGCCAACAACCTCGATGTGGTCATCCCCGCGCTCGAGACCCTCACCGGCGCGACCCTGTGGAACAAGGAAATCTATTACATCAACGAGCTGCCCTCGAAGGTGCTGTCGTCCGACGTCACCACGATCGTGACCGTCTCCTTCGTGCTGACGCTGCTTGCCGCGCTGTACCCGAGCTGGCGCGCGTCGCGGGTGAATCCGGCGGAGGCCCTGCGCTATGAATGA
- a CDS encoding CHASE domain-containing protein, producing MPPKDKTTPGHIHALLDRSTAAWLILVIGLVLTVGLWHYSDAQFSGRAKDRFAHRVEAAKSLLRSRMQAHAQVLRGGAALFAASDTVSRAEWRAYVDALALEHSLPGIQGTGFAVMVPATKRDEHLAAVRAEGFPDYAIHPAGERDPYTSIIYLEPFADRNLRAFGYDMYAEPVRREAMERARDTGLPALSGRVTLVQEYGSEIQPGFLIYLPIYAGGAVPSTVEERRAALVGFVYSPFRAQDIMHSIFADSLREADIALFDGTPSAEALLFASAVDTRGARFVVEHPLQIGGRTWVARFTSTSAFERDNASAEAGLILFGGSTLSLMLFALLNTNASHRRRMQAAANRLAQSRDEFRTLVENVPGVVFRCQVTAPWAVIHISRNIEALTGATPEEFTARRVSFGDFIVAEDFASIQAAIDEALRQGTSYEVEYRMSNRNGETHWVSERGHVFLSRTGQPLWLDGVIIDVTERKQAEEAIRNLAFIDTLTHLPNRRFLLDRLRQGLANSRRHGRHGALLFIDLDHFKSVNDTYGHEAGDRLLWEVAQRLRQSVREGDTVARLGGDEFVVMLEELGDQRTEALEKGKAIAEKILAALNAPFELDGVHHQNTPSIGVACFSGEDERAEDLLRRADEAMYRAKAAGRNRLVAIDGTEA from the coding sequence ATGCCGCCAAAGGACAAGACGACGCCCGGTCACATCCATGCCCTGCTCGACCGCAGCACCGCCGCCTGGCTCATCCTGGTTATCGGGCTGGTGCTGACCGTCGGGCTGTGGCATTACTCGGACGCGCAGTTTTCCGGGCGTGCGAAGGACCGTTTTGCGCATCGCGTCGAAGCCGCGAAGAGCCTGCTGCGCTCGCGCATGCAGGCGCACGCCCAGGTCCTGCGCGGCGGAGCCGCCCTGTTCGCGGCGAGCGACACGGTGAGCCGTGCGGAATGGCGAGCCTACGTGGACGCACTCGCGCTCGAGCACTCGCTGCCCGGCATCCAGGGGACCGGCTTCGCCGTCATGGTGCCCGCCACAAAGCGCGACGAACACCTTGCCGCGGTGCGCGCCGAGGGCTTCCCGGACTACGCGATCCACCCTGCCGGCGAGCGCGATCCTTACACGAGCATCATCTATCTCGAGCCCTTCGCCGACCGCAACCTGCGCGCGTTCGGCTACGACATGTACGCCGAGCCGGTGCGCCGCGAAGCGATGGAGCGCGCGCGGGACACCGGTCTGCCGGCGCTGTCGGGCAGGGTCACGCTGGTGCAGGAGTACGGCTCCGAGATCCAGCCCGGTTTTCTCATCTACCTGCCCATCTATGCCGGCGGCGCCGTGCCCAGCACGGTCGAGGAGCGTCGCGCCGCCCTCGTCGGCTTCGTGTACAGCCCCTTCCGGGCGCAGGACATCATGCACAGCATCTTCGCCGACAGCCTGCGCGAAGCCGACATCGCCCTCTTCGACGGCACCCCATCCGCCGAGGCGCTGCTGTTCGCCTCGGCGGTGGACACGCGCGGTGCGCGATTCGTCGTCGAGCATCCGCTCCAGATCGGCGGCCGCACCTGGGTGGCGCGCTTCACCAGCACCTCCGCGTTCGAGCGCGACAATGCAAGCGCCGAGGCGGGGCTGATCCTGTTCGGCGGCTCCACTCTCAGCCTGATGCTGTTCGCGCTCCTGAACACCAACGCCAGCCACCGCCGGCGGATGCAGGCGGCAGCGAACCGGCTGGCGCAAAGTCGCGACGAGTTCCGCACCCTCGTCGAGAACGTGCCCGGCGTGGTCTTCCGCTGCCAGGTCACCGCGCCCTGGGCGGTAATCCACATCAGCCGGAACATCGAGGCCCTGACCGGTGCGACGCCCGAGGAGTTCACCGCCCGCAGGGTGTCCTTCGGCGATTTCATCGTGGCCGAGGACTTCGCCTCCATCCAGGCGGCGATCGACGAGGCCCTGCGCCAAGGCACGAGCTACGAGGTGGAATACCGCATGAGCAACCGCAACGGGGAGACGCACTGGGTCAGCGAGCGCGGCCACGTCTTCCTGAGCCGCACGGGCCAGCCGCTGTGGCTGGACGGCGTGATCATCGACGTCACCGAGCGCAAGCAGGCGGAGGAGGCGATCCGCAATCTCGCCTTCATCGACACCCTCACCCACCTGCCCAACCGCCGCTTCCTGCTCGACCGTCTGCGCCAGGGTCTGGCCAACAGCCGCCGCCACGGACGCCACGGTGCGCTGCTGTTCATCGACCTGGACCATTTCAAGTCCGTGAACGACACCTACGGTCATGAAGCCGGCGACCGGCTGCTGTGGGAAGTGGCCCAGCGCCTGCGCCAGAGCGTTCGCGAAGGCGACACGGTGGCGCGCCTGGGCGGCGACGAATTCGTGGTGATGCTGGAGGAACTCGGCGATCAGCGCACGGAGGCCCTCGAGAAAGGCAAGGCGATCGCGGAGAAGATCCTCGCGGCGCTCAACGCGCCCTTCGAACTCGACGGCGTCCACCACCAGAACACCCCGAGCATCGGCGTGGCCTGCTTCAGCGGCGAGGACGAGCGTGCCGAGGACCTCCTGCGACGGGCCGACGAGGCGATGTACCGCGCCAAGGCGGCCGGACGCAACCGCCTGGTCGCCATCGACGGCACGGAGGCTTAG
- a CDS encoding YgiQ family radical SAM protein, translating into MSRKEMDALGWDECDVILVTGDAYIDHPSFGMALVGRLLEAHGFRVGILSQPDWQSAEPFRALGRPRLYFGITAGNMDSLVNRYTSDRKIRSDDAYTPNAEAGKRPDRAVTVYAQRAREAYPGTPIVIGSIEASLRRIAHYDYWSDKVRRSVLPDAKADILLFGNAERALVALTHRLAAGEPIEAIRDLRGTAFMVKPGWRPSDDWHEVDSLALDKPGRIDAHPDPYAMEPASAAPKPAADGAQPVRIVPAAERVAARRADRARTVVRLPSYEQVKDDPVLYAHASRVFHLESNPGNARALVQCHGEGPGARDVWINPPPVPLTTPEMDFVYDRPYARAPHPSYGGARIPAWDMIKFSINIMRGCFGGCTFCSITEHEGRIIQSRSHESIIHEIEEIRDKSPDFKGHITDLGGPTANMYRMACKSKAIEENCRRLSCVYPGICENLDTDHSSLVELYRKARAVPGIKRITIGSGLRYDLAVRSPEYVKELVTHHVSGLLKIAPEHTEENTLSKMMKPGIGAYEEFRQMFEKFSAQAGKKQHLVPYFIAAHPGTTDEDMLNLALWLKKHDFRLDQVQTFLPTPMALATTMYHTRKNPLKKVSAESETVETARAGKIRKLHKAFLRWHDPENWPILREGLMRMGRADLIGNGPSCLVPRHQPAIAHPPKGTRPPAGKKPAVGARPAVGSKPASRGGALGRPPRGRA; encoded by the coding sequence ATGTCGCGCAAGGAGATGGACGCGCTCGGGTGGGACGAATGCGACGTCATCCTCGTCACCGGCGACGCCTACATCGACCACCCGAGCTTCGGCATGGCGTTGGTCGGGCGCCTGCTCGAGGCGCACGGCTTCCGGGTCGGCATCCTCAGCCAGCCCGACTGGCAGTCCGCCGAACCCTTCCGCGCGCTCGGTCGCCCCCGGCTGTACTTCGGCATCACCGCCGGCAACATGGACTCGCTGGTCAACCGCTATACCTCGGACCGCAAGATCCGCTCCGACGACGCCTACACGCCCAACGCCGAGGCCGGCAAGCGGCCCGACCGCGCGGTGACGGTCTATGCGCAACGGGCGCGGGAGGCGTATCCGGGTACGCCGATCGTTATCGGCAGCATCGAGGCCAGCCTGCGCCGGATCGCGCACTACGACTACTGGTCGGACAAGGTGCGGCGCTCCGTATTGCCCGACGCCAAGGCCGACATCCTGCTCTTCGGCAACGCCGAGCGCGCGCTGGTGGCGCTGACGCATCGCCTGGCGGCGGGCGAGCCGATCGAGGCGATCCGCGACCTGCGCGGCACCGCCTTCATGGTCAAGCCGGGCTGGCGGCCATCCGACGACTGGCACGAAGTCGATTCGCTCGCGCTCGACAAGCCCGGCCGCATCGACGCCCATCCCGACCCCTACGCCATGGAGCCGGCCTCCGCTGCGCCGAAACCCGCGGCCGACGGTGCCCAGCCGGTGCGCATCGTGCCCGCCGCCGAGCGTGTGGCCGCGCGCCGCGCCGACCGCGCGCGCACCGTCGTTCGCCTGCCGTCCTACGAGCAGGTCAAGGACGACCCGGTGCTGTACGCCCACGCCTCGCGCGTATTCCATCTCGAATCCAACCCGGGCAATGCGCGCGCGCTGGTGCAGTGCCACGGCGAGGGGCCGGGCGCGCGCGACGTGTGGATCAACCCGCCGCCGGTGCCGCTGACCACGCCCGAGATGGATTTCGTGTACGACCGTCCGTATGCCCGCGCGCCGCATCCGAGCTACGGCGGGGCGCGCATTCCGGCCTGGGACATGATCAAGTTCTCGATCAACATCATGCGTGGCTGCTTCGGCGGCTGCACCTTCTGCTCGATCACCGAGCACGAGGGCCGCATCATCCAGAGCCGCTCGCACGAGTCGATCATTCACGAGATCGAGGAGATCCGCGACAAGTCGCCCGATTTCAAGGGCCACATCACCGACCTCGGCGGGCCCACCGCCAACATGTACCGCATGGCGTGCAAGAGCAAGGCGATCGAGGAGAACTGTCGGCGCCTCTCATGCGTGTATCCGGGCATCTGCGAGAACCTCGACACCGACCACTCCTCGCTGGTCGAGCTCTACCGCAAGGCGCGCGCGGTGCCGGGCATCAAGCGCATCACCATCGGCTCGGGCCTGCGCTACGACCTCGCGGTGCGCTCGCCGGAGTACGTGAAGGAACTGGTCACGCATCACGTCAGCGGCCTGCTCAAGATCGCACCCGAGCACACCGAGGAGAACACGCTCTCCAAGATGATGAAGCCGGGCATCGGCGCCTACGAGGAATTCCGCCAGATGTTCGAGAAGTTCTCGGCGCAGGCGGGCAAGAAGCAGCACCTGGTGCCGTACTTCATCGCCGCGCATCCGGGGACGACCGACGAGGACATGCTCAACCTGGCGCTGTGGCTGAAGAAGCACGACTTCCGCCTCGACCAGGTGCAAACCTTCCTGCCGACGCCGATGGCGCTGGCGACCACGATGTACCACACGCGCAAGAATCCGCTGAAGAAGGTGTCGGCGGAGTCGGAGACGGTCGAGACCGCGCGCGCGGGCAAGATCCGCAAGCTGCACAAGGCCTTCCTGCGCTGGCACGACCCCGAAAACTGGCCGATCCTGCGCGAAGGCCTGATGCGCATGGGACGCGCGGATCTGATCGGCAACGGGCCCAGCTGCCTGGTGCCGCGCCATCAGCCCGCTATCGCTCACCCCCCCAAGGGGACAAGACCGCCTGCCGGGAAGAAGCCGGCCGTCGGGGCGAGGCCGGCGGTCGGCTCGAAGCCGGCGAGCCGTGGCGGCGCGCTCGGTCGGCCGCCGCGCGGCCGCGCCTAA
- a CDS encoding RES family NAD+ phosphorylase translates to MSSTTWTPLAVSSEARAWAAPAWRIVEAQHVASTMKIVDDPAEQDVLELLLDTSKPPRPSAVSRLDYLLASPFRYDPRRGGSRFRSATDPGVFYGAQGVRTACAELGYWRWKFLQDAVDLERIEPVAHTAFRVRLATEVVDLRARPFSADLGAWTHPADYGATQAFARVAREAPIGAIIYPSVRDPEAAWCVAVLDPAAFASPRPDPAKQTWWLAVQQDGVVWRRDSERLVFSASRWRT, encoded by the coding sequence GTGTCGTCCACTACCTGGACGCCTCTCGCGGTCTCGTCTGAGGCGCGCGCATGGGCGGCGCCGGCCTGGCGCATCGTCGAGGCTCAGCACGTCGCCTCGACCATGAAGATCGTCGATGACCCGGCCGAACAGGACGTGCTGGAACTGCTGCTCGACACCAGCAAGCCTCCGCGGCCCTCGGCTGTCTCCAGGCTGGATTACCTGCTCGCCTCGCCGTTTCGGTATGACCCGAGGCGGGGTGGTTCGCGGTTCAGGAGCGCGACGGATCCCGGCGTGTTCTACGGTGCGCAGGGTGTGCGCACGGCCTGCGCCGAGTTGGGGTACTGGCGCTGGAAGTTTCTTCAGGACGCGGTCGATCTGGAGCGGATCGAGCCGGTGGCGCACACCGCATTCCGGGTCCGGCTCGCTACCGAGGTCGTCGATCTGCGCGCGCGGCCTTTCTCCGCCGACCTCGGCGCGTGGACGCATCCTGCCGACTACGGCGCGACCCAGGCCTTTGCGCGCGTCGCGCGCGAGGCACCGATCGGCGCAATCATTTACCCGTCGGTGCGCGACCCGGAAGCGGCCTGGTGTGTCGCGGTCCTCGATCCGGCGGCGTTCGCCTCGCCCAGGCCCGATCCGGCCAAGCAGACCTGGTGGCTCGCCGTGCAGCAGGACGGGGTGGTGTGGCGACGCGACAGCGAGCGACTGGTGTTCTCGGCGAGCCGCTGGCGCACCTGA
- a CDS encoding antitoxin Xre-like helix-turn-helix domain-containing protein, with product MTAAATTNTATATVQTANAAAVLSKAVARAAERLGVSRALLARVLGVSPATITRLYAGDYQLEQHRKEWEFALLFVRLFRSLDSIVGEEGTARAWLNSDNKGLNGRPIELIGQTEGLVRVVHYLDASRGLV from the coding sequence ATGACTGCCGCTGCGACCACCAACACGGCCACTGCGACCGTTCAGACGGCCAATGCAGCTGCCGTGCTCTCGAAGGCGGTTGCCCGCGCTGCCGAACGGCTCGGCGTTTCGCGCGCGCTGCTCGCCAGGGTGCTGGGCGTGAGCCCGGCGACGATCACGCGGCTCTATGCCGGTGACTACCAGCTCGAGCAACACCGCAAGGAGTGGGAGTTCGCGCTGCTGTTCGTGCGCCTGTTCCGCTCGCTCGACTCCATCGTGGGCGAGGAGGGGACCGCGCGCGCATGGCTCAACAGTGACAACAAGGGGCTCAACGGTCGTCCGATCGAGCTCATCGGCCAAACCGAAGGACTCGTCCGTGTCGTCCACTACCTGGACGCCTCTCGCGGTCTCGTCTGA
- a CDS encoding SGNH/GDSL hydrolase family protein, whose amino-acid sequence MLRKPSLILLLSLLLAQPVQAAYSALYVFGDSLSDNGNAYALSGGAWPPSPPYAGQFSDGPTAAEYLAGQLGVGLAPSIAGGTNYAVGGAMTGPLNYNYEVASPFALPPALQYTGVLSQATAFATSAPGFDPARSLFMLWAAPNDFFYALSTGGDLASAAATAVSNLISTVGLLAGIGATDFLIPNMPNLAQTPFGLGLDDISRAGLDSLSRGFNAGLAQAIDLARTGLIPGIPAGLELFEFDTAGFLDEVIRDPAGYGFTNVTASCVLLPSGCEGYLFFDAVHPTTAAHQLLASRFYAAVPEPALPALLSIGAVALMVSRRRPIQR is encoded by the coding sequence ATGCTGCGCAAACCGTCTCTGATCCTCTTACTCTCCTTGCTGCTAGCCCAGCCCGTCCAGGCGGCATACAGCGCTCTCTACGTCTTCGGCGACAGCCTGTCGGACAACGGCAACGCCTACGCCCTGAGCGGCGGTGCTTGGCCGCCCTCGCCGCCTTACGCCGGCCAGTTCTCCGACGGCCCGACCGCGGCCGAGTACCTCGCCGGCCAGCTCGGGGTCGGTCTTGCGCCCTCGATCGCAGGCGGCACCAACTACGCGGTGGGCGGCGCCATGACCGGTCCGCTCAACTACAACTACGAAGTCGCGTCCCCCTTCGCGCTGCCCCCTGCACTGCAATACACCGGCGTGCTCTCACAGGCGACGGCGTTCGCGACGAGCGCGCCAGGCTTCGACCCCGCGCGCTCCCTCTTCATGTTGTGGGCAGCACCGAACGATTTCTTCTACGCATTGAGCACAGGCGGCGACCTCGCCAGCGCGGCCGCAACCGCGGTAAGCAACCTCATCAGCACCGTCGGCCTGCTGGCGGGCATCGGCGCCACCGACTTCCTCATCCCCAACATGCCCAACCTGGCGCAGACGCCCTTCGGGCTCGGGCTGGACGACATCAGCCGCGCCGGACTGGACAGCCTCTCGCGGGGCTTCAACGCTGGGCTGGCGCAGGCGATCGACCTCGCACGGACCGGCCTGATCCCGGGTATCCCGGCGGGACTCGAGCTGTTCGAGTTCGACACCGCTGGCTTCCTCGACGAGGTCATCCGCGATCCGGCGGGCTACGGCTTCACGAACGTCACGGCGAGCTGCGTCCTCCTCCCGAGCGGATGCGAGGGCTATCTGTTCTTCGATGCCGTACACCCCACGACCGCGGCGCACCAGCTCCTCGCCAGCCGCTTCTACGCCGCGGTTCCGGAGCCCGCCCTGCCCGCATTGTTGTCGATCGGCGCGGTCGCGCTGATGGTGTCGCGTCGTCGCCCAATCCAGCGCTGA
- a CDS encoding RES family NAD+ phosphorylase, translating into MAARTATLWRLAQDWIDLDTGALLCAAEDFACAGNGAAAVGGRWNSVGRPVIYLSDSLALAQLEKRVHTPLRPPRGMVAVEVTLPAAVLAAAATLGPPEGWDADNVDWSVGSTDSQRAGDDWLAGGETLLLRVPSVVVPVGWNYLLNPAHADARRVATRRIAHRPDPRLW; encoded by the coding sequence ATGGCGGCGCGCACGGCCACCTTGTGGCGGCTGGCGCAGGACTGGATCGACCTCGACACCGGTGCGCTGCTGTGTGCCGCCGAGGATTTCGCCTGTGCGGGCAATGGCGCGGCGGCGGTTGGCGGGCGGTGGAACAGCGTCGGCCGGCCGGTGATCTATCTCTCCGACAGCCTCGCGCTGGCGCAGCTCGAGAAGCGCGTGCACACGCCGCTGCGTCCGCCACGCGGCATGGTCGCGGTCGAGGTGACGCTCCCCGCTGCCGTGCTCGCCGCGGCCGCGACGCTCGGCCCGCCCGAGGGCTGGGATGCGGACAACGTCGACTGGTCGGTGGGCAGCACCGATTCGCAGCGCGCCGGGGACGACTGGCTCGCGGGCGGCGAGACCTTGCTGCTGCGCGTGCCGTCGGTGGTGGTGCCGGTGGGGTGGAACTACCTCCTGAATCCGGCCCATGCCGATGCGCGACGGGTGGCGACCCGTCGCATCGCGCACCGCCCCGACCCGCGCCTGTGGTGA
- a CDS encoding antitoxin Xre/MbcA/ParS toxin-binding domain-containing protein, which yields MSAVKPSPSTRGPAVAYAARGVPGGASIEHYLHAASALERDHMVRAGFEPGSLDAFAHRFGRSGRSLALLLGVAPATYDRRVREGKPLSQDDSDRVARLIDVERAATRVFGDEAAAREWLGAPIPALGGAIPIELVATTPGHQAVMNALRRIMAGIAA from the coding sequence ATGTCAGCCGTCAAGCCAAGCCCTTCCACGCGTGGGCCCGCTGTCGCCTACGCCGCGCGCGGCGTGCCGGGCGGGGCCAGCATCGAGCACTATCTTCACGCCGCGTCCGCGCTCGAGCGCGATCACATGGTGCGCGCCGGTTTCGAGCCCGGGTCTCTGGATGCGTTCGCCCACCGTTTCGGCCGCAGCGGGCGCAGCCTCGCGCTATTGCTGGGGGTGGCGCCCGCCACTTACGACCGCCGCGTGCGCGAGGGCAAGCCCTTGTCGCAGGATGACTCCGACCGCGTCGCCCGCCTGATCGATGTCGAGCGTGCCGCCACGCGCGTGTTCGGCGACGAGGCCGCCGCCCGCGAATGGCTGGGTGCCCCGATCCCGGCGCTGGGGGGCGCGATCCCGATCGAGCTGGTCGCCACCACCCCGGGCCATCAGGCGGTGATGAACGCCCTGCGCCGCATCATGGCCGGCATAGCAGCCTGA
- the recJ gene encoding single-stranded-DNA-specific exonuclease RecJ: MTRIQPRAVPQQAFARLADAGLHPLLARLYAARGIHRADELDTSLKNLLPPEALTGTAEAAILLADAIEAGARMVIVADYDCDGATACAVGVRALRAFGADVHYLVPDRVTLGYGLTPAMVEIAARLEPEVLITVDNGIASVEGIAAARAHGMATVITDHHLPGDVLPEADVIVNPNQPGCDFPSKALAGVGAMFYTMLALRAELRERGAFAGSKEPNLAELLDLVALGTVADVVKLDRNNRILVAQGLARMRAGRMQPGIRALFGLAGRDPARASTMDLGFMIGPRLNAAGRLSDMSLGIECLITDDAGRAMNIAQELEKLNRERRSIEAGMQEEALARLAGFEAGNRATVALFEPDWHQGVIGIVAGRIKERLHRPTIAFARANDGELKGSGRSIPGLHLRDALDLVTKRQPDLIVRFGGHAMAAGLTIRESELARFDAAFEEVVSELLEPAQLERRLETDGSLESGYFALDAARMLDNEIWGQGFPAPLFDDVFRVERQRLLKDKHLKLELSRGGARYEAIRFNHAEGAAGQIHAAFRLGVNEYNGVASVQLMLEHFEAA; encoded by the coding sequence ATGACCCGCATCCAGCCCCGCGCCGTCCCGCAGCAAGCCTTCGCCCGCCTCGCCGACGCCGGCCTCCATCCGCTGCTCGCCCGTCTCTACGCCGCGCGCGGCATCCATCGCGCGGACGAGCTCGACACCAGCCTGAAGAACCTGCTGCCGCCCGAGGCGCTCACCGGCACCGCCGAGGCCGCGATCCTGCTCGCCGACGCCATCGAGGCCGGTGCGCGCATGGTCATCGTCGCCGACTACGACTGCGACGGCGCCACCGCCTGCGCGGTGGGCGTGCGCGCGCTGCGGGCCTTCGGCGCCGACGTGCACTACCTCGTACCCGACCGCGTGACCCTGGGCTACGGCCTCACCCCGGCCATGGTGGAGATCGCCGCGCGGCTCGAGCCCGAGGTGCTGATCACGGTCGACAACGGCATCGCCAGCGTCGAGGGCATCGCCGCGGCGCGCGCCCACGGCATGGCCACCGTGATCACCGACCACCACCTGCCCGGCGACGTGCTGCCCGAGGCCGACGTGATCGTGAACCCGAACCAGCCCGGCTGCGACTTCCCGAGCAAGGCCCTGGCCGGCGTGGGCGCGATGTTCTACACCATGCTCGCGCTGCGCGCCGAGCTGCGCGAACGCGGCGCCTTCGCCGGCAGCAAGGAGCCCAACCTCGCCGAGCTGCTCGACCTGGTGGCGCTCGGCACCGTCGCCGACGTGGTCAAGCTCGACCGCAACAACCGCATCCTGGTCGCCCAGGGGCTTGCCCGCATGCGCGCCGGGCGCATGCAGCCGGGCATCCGCGCACTGTTCGGACTCGCCGGGCGCGACCCGGCGCGCGCCAGCACGATGGACCTCGGCTTCATGATCGGCCCGCGCCTGAACGCCGCCGGGCGGCTGTCCGACATGAGCCTGGGCATCGAATGCCTGATCACCGACGACGCCGGGCGCGCGATGAACATCGCCCAGGAGCTCGAAAAGCTCAACCGCGAACGGCGCAGCATCGAGGCCGGCATGCAGGAGGAGGCGCTCGCACGGCTCGCCGGATTCGAGGCCGGCAACCGCGCCACGGTGGCGCTGTTCGAGCCCGACTGGCACCAGGGCGTGATCGGCATCGTCGCCGGCCGCATCAAGGAGCGCCTGCACCGCCCCACCATCGCCTTCGCGCGCGCCAACGACGGCGAGCTGAAAGGCTCCGGCCGCTCGATCCCCGGCCTCCACCTGCGCGACGCGCTCGACCTCGTCACCAAGCGCCAGCCGGATCTGATCGTGCGCTTCGGCGGCCACGCGATGGCGGCCGGGCTGACCATCCGCGAGTCCGAACTCGCGCGCTTCGATGCGGCCTTCGAGGAGGTGGTCAGCGAGCTGCTCGAACCCGCCCAGCTCGAGCGCCGCCTGGAGACCGACGGCAGCCTGGAATCCGGCTATTTCGCGCTCGACGCCGCGCGCATGCTCGACAACGAGATCTGGGGCCAGGGCTTTCCCGCGCCGCTGTTCGACGACGTGTTCCGCGTCGAGCGCCAGCGCCTGCTCAAGGACAAGCATCTCAAGCTCGAGCTCTCGCGCGGCGGCGCACGCTATGAGGCGATCCGCTTCAACCATGCAGAGGGCGCGGCCGGCCAGATCCACGCCGCCTTCCGCCTCGGGGTGAACGAGTACAACGGCGTTGCAAGCGTGCAGCTGATGCTGGAGCACTTCGAGGCCGCCTGA
- a CDS encoding cytochrome b, with product MTTHYTATAKAIHWLMAVLIFAMLGLGFYMEGLPLSPTKLQLYSWHKWAGVTVFALVVIRLAWRITHRPPALPAHMSALERMAAHAGHHLLYVLMFAIPLSGWLMSSAKGIQTVWFGVLPLPDLLAKDKALGDLLQTVHMSLNLLLVAILLAHIGAAFKHHLIDRDDVLTRMLPRRPQSTIKD from the coding sequence ATGACCACGCACTACACCGCAACGGCCAAGGCGATCCACTGGCTCATGGCCGTGCTCATCTTCGCCATGCTCGGGCTGGGCTTCTACATGGAAGGCCTGCCCCTCTCGCCGACCAAGCTGCAGCTCTATTCCTGGCACAAATGGGCGGGGGTGACGGTGTTCGCGCTCGTCGTCATACGTCTCGCCTGGCGGATCACCCACCGCCCGCCGGCGCTGCCCGCGCACATGAGCGCGCTGGAACGGATGGCCGCCCACGCGGGTCACCACCTGCTCTACGTGCTGATGTTCGCGATCCCGCTTTCCGGCTGGCTGATGAGTTCGGCGAAGGGCATCCAGACCGTCTGGTTCGGCGTGCTGCCCTTGCCCGACCTGCTCGCCAAGGACAAGGCGCTCGGCGATCTGCTGCAGACGGTGCACATGAGTCTGAACCTGCTGCTCGTCGCCATCCTGCTGGCCCACATCGGCGCCGCCTTCAAGCACCACCTCATCGACCGCGACGACGTGCTGACCCGCATGCTGCCGCGCCGCCCGCAATCGACCATCAAGGATTGA